In one Candidatus Nomurabacteria bacterium genomic region, the following are encoded:
- the gyrA gene encoding DNA gyrase subunit A has translation MDTDDRNIPIEGEIIAPVQTHSKTLENRTVEDVMEDSFLKYSMSVIIDRALPDVRDGMKPVHRRILYTMGEQGLRPGGKFAKSARIAGEVMGKYHPHGDSSIYDSMVRLAQDWVMRYPLVNGQGNFGSMDGDPAAASRYTEARLGRAGNELLMDLEKETVDFRDNYDGSEQEPVVLPARLPNLLLNGQIGIAVGMATNIPPHNLGELVDATIELIDNKEATVDDLLKHVKGPDFPTGAIVYGGAPMKQAYQTGRGSVTIRAVANIEESKKGRHSIVVTEMPYAVNKATLIEKIAELVKDKKLTTISDLRDESARGKVRVVVELKKDAYPKKVLNQLFKMTSLQTSFHFNMLALIDGIQPRILGLQEILSEFVKHRQQVVRRRTEFELRKAKERAHILEGYKIALDNIDEVIKIIRASKTTDIAEAELIKAFKLSEIQAKSILAMQLRRLTGLEREAIENELKELHELIAKLEAILADEEEILKIIKTELLEMKEKYGDERRSQMINHELGKFSDEELIPEEDSVILLTTENYIKRTLVSEYRRQHRGGKGKRGMTTKEEDIIDHLIPASTHDYLLFFTNKGRIFRLKAYEVPAASLSAKGVAAVNLLQLQPEEKITSIIRHEKDAKDDGYLFMATSKGTVKKTPLKDYANIRTNGLIAIKLDEGDELKWIQKTTGENDVIISTSAGQAIRFNEKDARPVGRAARGVRGVRLRPNDSVVGMDIVSNDERTLLVVSQNGYGKATKVANFPAHKRGGIGIKAAVVTAKTGPIVAVRTLEETASEVLMISNKGQAIRVGLKDIPTLGRTTQGVRIMKLRDGDAVSSLGLMPEKSDEEEVLEGEGAE, from the coding sequence ATGGATACTGACGACAGGAACATACCAATTGAAGGTGAAATAATAGCACCGGTGCAGACACACTCAAAAACACTTGAGAATCGAACCGTTGAAGATGTAATGGAAGATAGCTTCCTTAAGTACTCAATGAGTGTCATTATTGATCGTGCACTTCCTGACGTGCGCGATGGCATGAAGCCAGTTCATCGTCGCATTCTTTACACAATGGGTGAACAGGGCCTCAGGCCTGGTGGTAAATTTGCTAAATCGGCTCGTATTGCGGGCGAGGTGATGGGTAAGTATCATCCTCACGGTGATAGCTCAATTTACGACTCAATGGTTCGTCTAGCTCAAGATTGGGTGATGCGCTACCCTCTAGTCAACGGCCAGGGAAATTTTGGCTCCATGGACGGCGACCCGGCAGCGGCAAGTCGTTATACTGAAGCTCGGCTTGGGCGTGCTGGTAACGAGTTGCTTATGGATCTCGAAAAAGAGACAGTCGATTTTCGTGATAACTATGATGGATCCGAACAAGAGCCGGTTGTTCTACCGGCAAGATTGCCAAACTTGCTATTGAACGGTCAGATAGGTATTGCTGTCGGTATGGCCACCAACATTCCGCCGCACAATTTAGGTGAGCTGGTAGATGCAACGATTGAATTAATCGACAATAAAGAGGCGACTGTTGATGACCTTTTGAAACATGTCAAAGGCCCAGATTTTCCAACAGGAGCAATTGTATACGGTGGCGCTCCAATGAAACAGGCGTATCAGACGGGTCGCGGTAGCGTTACGATTAGGGCTGTAGCAAATATTGAGGAGAGCAAGAAGGGGCGTCACAGTATTGTAGTAACTGAAATGCCTTACGCTGTAAATAAAGCAACGCTTATTGAAAAAATTGCTGAGCTTGTTAAAGATAAGAAGTTGACGACAATTAGTGATTTACGTGACGAATCAGCTCGCGGTAAGGTTCGCGTAGTTGTTGAACTTAAAAAAGATGCATATCCAAAGAAAGTACTAAATCAACTCTTTAAGATGACATCGCTCCAAACAAGCTTTCATTTTAATATGCTAGCTTTGATTGATGGTATTCAACCACGAATTCTAGGGCTGCAAGAAATTTTGAGTGAGTTTGTGAAGCATCGACAGCAAGTTGTTCGTCGTCGAACTGAATTTGAACTTCGTAAAGCCAAAGAGCGTGCTCACATTCTCGAAGGTTATAAGATTGCGCTTGATAATATCGATGAAGTTATCAAGATAATTCGCGCAAGTAAAACGACGGATATCGCAGAGGCTGAGCTCATTAAGGCGTTTAAACTCAGTGAAATTCAGGCGAAATCAATTCTTGCGATGCAGCTACGCCGTCTAACTGGACTTGAGCGTGAGGCGATAGAGAATGAACTCAAGGAACTTCATGAATTGATAGCGAAGCTAGAAGCAATACTTGCTGATGAAGAAGAGATTCTAAAAATTATCAAGACTGAACTTTTGGAAATGAAAGAAAAGTACGGAGATGAGCGCCGTAGTCAGATGATTAATCATGAGCTTGGTAAGTTTAGTGACGAAGAGCTCATACCAGAGGAAGACAGCGTTATACTTCTTACAACGGAAAACTACATCAAACGTACATTAGTAAGTGAGTATCGTCGTCAGCATCGTGGTGGCAAGGGTAAGAGGGGCATGACTACAAAGGAAGAAGATATCATTGATCATCTTATTCCGGCGAGTACGCATGATTATTTACTATTCTTTACGAATAAGGGTCGTATATTCCGCCTCAAGGCCTATGAAGTACCTGCCGCTAGTCTATCAGCCAAAGGCGTCGCTGCGGTTAACCTCTTGCAGCTACAGCCAGAAGAGAAGATTACTTCGATTATTCGACATGAAAAGGATGCCAAAGATGACGGCTACCTCTTCATGGCTACTAGTAAAGGTACAGTTAAGAAAACACCACTTAAGGATTACGCCAACATTCGTACCAACGGATTGATTGCAATTAAGCTTGATGAAGGTGATGAGCTGAAGTGGATCCAAAAGACAACTGGTGAAAACGATGTGATAATATCTACATCTGCTGGTCAAGCTATACGCTTTAATGAGAAGGACGCGCGCCCTGTGGGTCGTGCCGCACGAGGAGTTAGAGGTGTACGGTTACGCCCGAATGACAGCGTAGTAGGTATGGACATTGTATCGAATGACGAGAGAACTCTGCTGGTCGTAAGTCAGAATGGATATGGTAAGGCGACTAAAGTTGCGAATTTCCCAGCGCATAAGCGTGGTGGAATCGGTATCAAGGCGGCAGTAGTGACTGCAAAGACAGGTCCGATAGTCGCTGTACGCACACTTGAAGAAACTGCGAGTGAAGTGTTAATGATTTCTAATAAGGGCCAGGCGATACGTGTTGGTCTCAAAGATATTCCTACACTCGGACGTACTACGCAGGGAGTTCGTATAATGAAACTCCGTGACGGTGATGCTGTCTCTTCGCTGGGGCTTATGCCAGAGAAAAGTGATGAAGAAGAAGTGTTAGAGGGTGAGGGAGCGGAATAG
- a CDS encoding TraM recognition domain-containing protein yields the protein MAGVFIAAFVIVFVSTALTIVVFSQYKRTLREAKNYERGLKMVPMFIHLPPSSEDIEKGQRDERDLTEEVLSEAQVMYNIIASTATKGFKNRIYGQRHLSFEIVAKGGLVYYYAVVPIVLVDVVKQAIAAAYPSARLEEVSEHNVFSEAGKMSGVIGGEFTLKKKFVYPIATYQETKRDAARALLNALSAASREDGVAIQFLMRPASEGWVRSSIDAAKKIKEDKSKTKGLGIKGAGDVAELLWKPPETHDEKKSEQKQLTSLEEEMIKVIEEKTRYPAYEVLIRVVVSSNTTEHSQGLLKNIVAAFALFDSPSYNGFKFNPSRDIEELVTAFIFRFFPQSVGQNILNSVEMATIFHLPDQNSIPTSKVKRQLSKQVDGPTELIESGMLLGINEYRGIKKEIRLTENDRRRHTYIIGQTGVGKSVFLENLAYQDMHDGRGFAFIDPHGDVVESLLANIPKERVEDVIYFNPGDLDSPIGLNLFEWETEDQKDFLIQETINMLYSLYDPGHTGIVGPRLEHIFRNCALLLMSDPNGGTFIDIPKLLVDEAFMKSKLKYVTDRNVLDFWTKEYPASQRSNESGEVTSWVVSKFGPFMSNTMMRNIMGQRKSGFNLRDIMDGNKILLVNLSKGKMGELNSKLLGMIFVMKFQVAAMGRADMAEEDRKDFCLFVDEFQNFATESFESILSEARKYRLNLVLGNQFMTQLTDKIREAIIGNVGTVISGRIGVTDAELMVKKFQPVFDAEDLTKLPNYQAIASVMINGMPSAPFSMSLLPPMTQSNQQLADAMKRLSATKYGFTRAAVEREIFARLESPKAPGPTIPPGPGRQPVPQSKPSGGGSFLDEWLAKRQNLTTSPPQAAQRPTQAPVQASTINRPPTFASASGRPVATASSELAAQPTSNSLARPVQTTESRQTQKSFANGASSITYQPTEPQQIVNLSDQPSAPRENSVSTDSDSESESQEVSIRLR from the coding sequence ATGGCAGGAGTCTTTATAGCGGCATTTGTGATAGTCTTTGTCAGCACAGCTCTGACTATTGTTGTGTTTAGCCAGTATAAAAGAACTTTACGTGAGGCGAAAAATTACGAACGTGGCCTTAAAATGGTTCCGATGTTTATACACCTACCTCCGTCTAGTGAGGATATAGAAAAAGGCCAGAGAGATGAGCGGGATTTGACCGAAGAGGTTTTATCTGAGGCGCAGGTTATGTATAACATTATCGCCAGTACTGCTACTAAGGGATTCAAAAACAGAATATATGGTCAACGGCATTTATCTTTTGAGATAGTGGCAAAAGGAGGACTTGTGTATTATTACGCGGTTGTTCCGATTGTTCTTGTTGACGTGGTAAAGCAGGCAATCGCTGCTGCGTATCCGTCCGCTCGTCTAGAAGAGGTCAGTGAACACAACGTTTTCAGTGAAGCGGGTAAAATGAGCGGTGTTATCGGGGGTGAGTTTACACTCAAGAAAAAGTTTGTGTACCCCATTGCAACCTATCAGGAGACAAAGAGGGACGCCGCTCGCGCTTTATTGAATGCACTATCGGCTGCTTCTAGGGAAGACGGGGTGGCGATTCAATTTCTAATGCGTCCGGCGAGTGAGGGCTGGGTGCGATCGTCTATTGATGCGGCAAAGAAAATTAAGGAAGATAAATCTAAGACAAAGGGGTTAGGTATAAAGGGCGCGGGAGATGTAGCCGAACTTCTATGGAAACCGCCTGAAACACATGACGAAAAGAAGTCTGAGCAAAAACAGCTTACCTCGCTTGAAGAAGAGATGATAAAGGTCATCGAAGAGAAAACAAGGTATCCGGCTTATGAAGTCTTAATTCGAGTAGTTGTATCATCGAACACAACAGAACATTCACAGGGGCTTTTGAAGAATATCGTCGCTGCATTTGCATTATTCGATTCGCCTAGTTATAACGGCTTTAAGTTTAATCCCTCTCGTGACATCGAAGAACTTGTTACGGCATTTATTTTTCGCTTTTTCCCGCAGTCGGTAGGACAAAATATTCTCAATAGTGTTGAAATGGCAACGATATTTCATCTGCCAGATCAAAATAGCATTCCAACATCTAAGGTGAAGCGCCAGCTTTCGAAACAGGTGGATGGACCAACTGAACTTATTGAAAGCGGTATGTTGCTTGGGATTAATGAGTACAGGGGTATAAAGAAGGAGATTAGACTTACCGAAAATGATCGTCGCCGACACACTTACATAATAGGTCAGACCGGTGTTGGTAAATCTGTATTTTTAGAAAATCTTGCGTACCAGGACATGCATGACGGTCGAGGGTTCGCCTTTATCGATCCTCATGGCGATGTAGTGGAGAGTTTACTTGCGAATATACCGAAAGAGCGCGTAGAGGACGTCATATACTTTAACCCTGGTGATCTCGATAGTCCTATAGGACTTAACCTTTTCGAATGGGAGACAGAGGACCAAAAGGACTTTCTAATACAAGAAACTATCAATATGCTGTATAGTTTGTACGATCCTGGCCACACCGGTATTGTTGGTCCGCGTTTGGAGCATATTTTCCGAAACTGTGCACTTCTCTTGATGTCAGATCCAAACGGTGGAACATTTATCGACATTCCGAAATTATTGGTCGACGAAGCTTTTATGAAATCAAAACTCAAGTATGTAACTGATAGAAACGTGCTTGATTTCTGGACTAAAGAATATCCAGCATCCCAGAGGTCTAATGAGTCGGGTGAGGTGACAAGTTGGGTTGTAAGTAAATTTGGTCCTTTCATGTCTAACACTATGATGAGAAATATTATGGGTCAAAGGAAGAGTGGTTTTAATCTTCGAGACATCATGGATGGCAATAAGATACTCCTTGTTAACCTCTCTAAAGGTAAGATGGGTGAGTTGAATTCAAAACTTCTTGGTATGATTTTTGTCATGAAGTTTCAGGTTGCCGCGATGGGCCGAGCAGATATGGCTGAAGAAGATCGAAAGGACTTTTGTTTGTTCGTGGATGAGTTTCAGAACTTTGCAACTGAAAGTTTCGAATCGATTTTATCAGAGGCTCGAAAGTATCGGTTGAATCTGGTGCTTGGTAATCAGTTTATGACTCAGCTGACTGACAAAATTCGAGAGGCTATTATCGGAAACGTAGGAACCGTTATCAGTGGTCGCATAGGAGTGACCGATGCGGAGCTAATGGTGAAAAAGTTCCAGCCTGTGTTTGATGCCGAAGATTTAACCAAGTTGCCTAATTATCAGGCGATCGCATCTGTCATGATTAATGGTATGCCGTCGGCACCATTTAGCATGTCTTTGCTGCCACCTATGACTCAATCTAATCAGCAACTTGCTGATGCAATGAAGCGATTGTCGGCGACGAAATATGGTTTCACACGTGCTGCTGTTGAAAGGGAGATATTCGCTCGTTTGGAGTCGCCTAAGGCTCCGGGTCCTACGATTCCGCCTGGTCCTGGTCGACAGCCAGTTCCGCAGTCGAAGCCTTCTGGTGGCGGCTCCTTTTTGGATGAATGGCTGGCGAAGCGACAAAATCTGACCACATCTCCTCCGCAAGCAGCTCAGAGGCCTACGCAAGCTCCTGTGCAGGCGAGTACGATAAATAGACCGCCTACGTTTGCATCTGCGTCTGGGCGGCCTGTGGCAACGGCAAGTTCGGAGCTTGCTGCGCAACCAACTTCGAATTCGCTTGCACGACCCGTACAGACAACGGAATCTCGTCAGACGCAAAAGTCATTTGCGAACGGTGCTTCATCAATAACGTATCAACCAACAGAGCCTCAACAGATAGTTAATTTATCGGATCAGCCTAGTGCTCCAAGAGAAAATTCTGTTAGTACAGATTCCGACTCCGAATCTGAATCGCAAGAGGTGAGTATTAGGCTTCGGTAA
- a CDS encoding divergent PAP2 family protein, producing MTPLSPYILSIVIAWLVAQSAKLLIDSVKKQGAIDVRQLYKSGSMPSSHSAAAVALVTIIGLTGGSNTESFAIATLFAAIVMYDSVMVRRSSGEQGIAIGSLIKEQKSNIRIPRTAKGHEPLEVAVGALIGLAVGLFVFFLTQ from the coding sequence GTGACCCCGTTGTCACCGTACATTTTATCAATTGTTATTGCTTGGCTCGTTGCCCAGAGTGCCAAATTGCTAATAGATAGTGTAAAAAAACAAGGGGCGATAGACGTTCGCCAGCTTTACAAATCTGGCAGCATGCCAAGTAGTCACAGCGCTGCAGCTGTTGCACTTGTAACGATAATAGGCCTTACGGGAGGATCGAATACGGAGTCGTTTGCGATTGCTACGCTATTCGCGGCTATTGTTATGTATGATTCTGTAATGGTTCGTCGATCGTCAGGGGAACAGGGCATTGCAATAGGATCCCTTATAAAAGAGCAGAAAAGCAACATTCGAATACCCCGTACTGCAAAGGGTCACGAGCCACTTGAAGTAGCGGTTGGTGCACTTATTGGCCTTGCTGTGGGCCTTTTTGTTTTCTTTTTGACACAATAA
- the gyrB gene encoding DNA topoisomerase (ATP-hydrolyzing) subunit B, protein MAKKQSADTYDASQIQVLEGLEPVRKRPGMYIGSTGYDGVHHLIKEIADNCIDEAIAGYATRVDVTILEDGGITISDDGRGIPVDKHEKTGLSTLETVLTVLHAGGKFGGGGYKVSSGLHGVGSSVVNALSTKLVAEVVKKGELYRIEFAQGASTGPLKKVGKTDRPQGTTITFYPDPTIFKETIEFDYKWVVDYLRHQAYLTKGVYVSVRDERTKDRAAFYFEGGIQSYVKHLNIGKDVVADSVFYVEKQVEDSMVEIAVQYNDTFVEMVKPFANNVLTPDGGTHLIGFRTALTRVINDYARKSSLLKEKEENLTGDDIREGLTAIILVKLPDPQFEGQTKNKLGNPEVRRYVEQVMSEYFSYYLDENPAVAKKIVGKSLLAARARKAARAARDNIIRKGALDGLSLPGKLADCSSKNPADSEIYIVEGDSAGGSAKSGRDSKTQAILPLRGKVLNVERARLDRMLNNNEIVSLIKALGVGIGDQFDMNGLRYHRIIIMTDADVDGSHISTLLLTFLFRYMRDVIDGGHVYLAKPPLFLLKAGGNKRWYAYSDEERDDIIRRLIKERKERGTAIDPGDGINKQAGLSDIQRYKGLGEMDADQLWDTTMNPENRVLIQVKVDDAEKADAIFTKLMGDEVQLRKSFIQSRAKDVNLEELDV, encoded by the coding sequence ATGGCAAAAAAACAGAGTGCTGATACCTATGATGCGTCTCAAATCCAAGTATTAGAGGGTTTGGAGCCGGTTCGTAAACGTCCAGGTATGTATATCGGGAGTACGGGCTATGATGGCGTACATCATTTAATTAAAGAAATTGCAGACAACTGTATAGACGAGGCTATTGCCGGTTATGCAACGCGAGTTGACGTAACGATTTTAGAAGATGGTGGCATTACCATTTCTGACGATGGACGAGGTATACCGGTTGATAAACATGAAAAGACGGGCCTTAGCACACTAGAGACTGTGCTGACTGTTCTTCATGCTGGCGGTAAATTTGGCGGTGGCGGGTATAAAGTATCATCGGGTCTTCACGGTGTCGGCTCGAGTGTAGTAAACGCTCTGTCAACAAAGCTCGTTGCTGAGGTTGTAAAAAAAGGCGAGTTGTACAGGATTGAATTTGCTCAAGGTGCCTCAACTGGACCGCTGAAGAAGGTAGGGAAAACTGATCGTCCACAGGGAACGACGATAACATTCTACCCAGACCCTACAATTTTTAAAGAGACTATAGAATTTGATTATAAATGGGTCGTTGATTATTTGCGGCATCAAGCTTATCTCACAAAGGGTGTATATGTATCAGTCCGTGATGAGCGAACTAAAGACCGCGCAGCATTTTACTTTGAGGGTGGTATTCAGAGTTATGTTAAACACCTCAATATTGGTAAGGATGTTGTTGCCGACAGTGTTTTTTATGTAGAGAAGCAAGTAGAGGACTCGATGGTTGAGATTGCTGTGCAATACAACGATACATTCGTCGAGATGGTAAAGCCTTTTGCGAATAACGTACTTACTCCTGACGGAGGTACACATTTAATAGGTTTTCGTACGGCCCTTACTCGAGTAATCAATGATTATGCACGAAAATCAAGTTTGCTCAAAGAGAAAGAAGAGAATTTGACCGGTGATGATATTCGTGAAGGATTGACTGCGATTATCCTTGTGAAGTTGCCAGACCCTCAGTTTGAAGGTCAGACAAAGAATAAGCTTGGTAACCCAGAGGTTCGACGATATGTTGAGCAGGTCATGAGTGAATACTTTTCGTACTATCTTGATGAAAACCCTGCCGTTGCTAAAAAGATTGTTGGTAAATCCTTGCTTGCTGCTCGCGCCCGTAAGGCTGCACGCGCTGCTCGCGATAATATTATTCGCAAGGGCGCTCTCGATGGTCTTAGCCTACCTGGCAAGCTTGCGGATTGTAGTAGTAAAAATCCTGCTGACTCGGAAATTTATATAGTAGAGGGTGATTCAGCTGGCGGCTCGGCTAAGTCTGGTCGCGATAGCAAGACTCAGGCAATTTTGCCACTACGCGGAAAGGTACTGAATGTTGAGCGTGCTCGATTGGACCGCATGCTTAATAACAATGAGATTGTTAGCCTTATTAAAGCTTTGGGTGTAGGTATAGGTGATCAGTTCGATATGAACGGACTTCGTTATCATCGAATCATCATTATGACTGATGCCGATGTTGACGGCAGTCATATCTCTACTTTGCTGTTAACGTTCCTCTTCCGTTATATGCGAGACGTCATTGACGGCGGTCATGTATATCTAGCAAAGCCGCCCCTATTTCTTCTAAAAGCAGGCGGCAATAAGCGCTGGTATGCTTACAGTGACGAAGAGCGAGACGATATTATTCGTCGACTTATTAAAGAACGAAAAGAGCGCGGAACTGCAATCGACCCAGGGGATGGTATTAATAAGCAGGCTGGGCTTTCAGATATTCAGCGATACAAGGGACTTGGTGAAATGGATGCGGATCAGTTATGGGATACGACAATGAATCCGGAAAACCGCGTATTGATCCAGGTAAAAGTTGATGATGCTGAAAAAGCAGATGCAATCTTTACTAAACTTATGGGTGACGAAGTGCAGCTTCGCAAAAGCTTTATTCAGTCGCGCGCAAAAGATGTTAATCTCGAGGAATTGGACGTTTAA